The Brachyhypopomus gauderio isolate BG-103 chromosome 1, BGAUD_0.2, whole genome shotgun sequence genome includes the window ATGTCTTGTTCTAGATGCTGGTAGTTTTCCGTAATCCGAAGGACACGGCGGTCTCATATTATCACTTCTCGAATGGCAATCCTGTTTTGGCATCGGCCAAGTCCTGGGATCAGTTCTGTGCCGATTTTACCGACGGTGACGGTAGACGGGCAAAACATAATCATTCTCACACCTATAAATTAACCTTTGCATTTCAACAGACCCGATCACCCCAgcaagtttttttgtttttcattaaaTTAGTACTAAATTCAAGTTTAGAGATTAAGTGCTTTTTGAAGAGATGGGTTTTCACACCTTTCAAGACAGCAAGGGATGCACAGATGACTTGGTTTCACCAcctggactctctctctcctcagttccATGGGGCTCCTATTTTGATCACGCGCTGGCCTGGGAGAAGCATATCGAAGACCCCAGTGTGATGATCATCACTTATGAGGAGCTTAAGGAGGTGTGCGCTCATCTTTTTGCTAATGCTGCACTGTCTGTGCGAGGCTTGGGTGTGACTCGAATCTCCTCCTCTGTCAGGATTTGGGCGGAAGCATCAAGAAGGTGGCGGAGTTCTTTGGCTACGAACTAGCAGACGCTCGGATCGATGCCATCGCTGAAGACAGCACGTTCAGTGCCATGAAGAAGGGCTCCAGTGATTCTCATGGGAAGATGGCCAATGTCATTTTCAGGAAAGGTGGGATGTCCTAGTCCATCCAGGAAACACGGCCCAGTCGTAGTCATGTACAGTACAGATAATGTGCATGAATAATGTGCTTACAATAGTTACAAATGTCTGTAGATCTGGGCGTGGTTTTACAAAAGTATGGTAAAACATagatcttcctcttcctcatttgttatatggtggttagggaactggttttgtgacggagggtcgtgggttcaattcccaagCCTAAGGCTATGACTGAGCATAagggcacctaaccccaactggtccctgctctgtgcatgtgtgcaccagagccccctagtaatcactgttgtaaatgtaaagaaattgtaaatgtgccatatttgtcaattgtgattttcaccccaattgacaaatatggcacatttacaattTCTGTTATTTATGTTCTTAACGCAACAGTGGTTCTGGGAAATGGGGTCCTGTTCATGTGTCTTGACATTATTAACTCATTAACAAATCTTTACATTACACAATTGTAGGCCATAAAGCAGGCTTGTGAGTTCTTGGTTTATAAGACTCTCTGGGGAAATTGGATCTAGCCCTACCATATACTGACAACCTTTATCAGTGCCAGAGACTCATTTTACTAGGTGTGGGTATCTTTTGTTTTGAAATCCATTCTTCATTTTTATGGTGGGGGACCTCTGTGGtaggaggtcaaaggtcaagacACAACAGGCAAGATAAGTCAATGTTTCAGGGAAAAATCTTTTGCACATGCACATTTTTTCTGTCAGAACAAGTCCCTTCTATAGATTATTTTTTGGAAATAAATAAACTAGTTACTATCCAATGGCTAAATATGACAGTATAATATGTgtttattagtgctgtcaattccaggtgccgcgattaaaagtcctcaccaggattttgctcaggcttcctggattgtgttgattccacaaattttacctggattgctaattagaaaatctagcaagcttgagcaaaatcctggtgaggacttttaatcgtggcacctggaattgacagcactagtgtTTATACAGTTGTACTGAAACATATGCATTTCTGCTTTGTTTAAAAATAGAGGCCAAGAGTGCAGTTCTTCAATTTGATAATGAGCTGCATGGCCATAAAGCCATCCCTGGATTCAGTAAGCCAATTAAAAGTGATGTACGTTATCGCCATTGGCCTTTCAGGTGAGATCGGTGACTGGAGGAATCACTTCAGCAAGGCCCAGAGTGAGCAAATGGATGCCGCGTTCGAGAAACATCTCGCGGGGACAAAGCTCGGAGCTAGGCTCAAGTATGACGTGTACTGCCAGTGG containing:
- the LOC143527212 gene encoding sulfotransferase 6B1-like, with the protein product MSVIPNRVKAMMDKSQSMSEDEKLYRYKGVLFPVLISPEENIVALECVEAKDNDVVLVAYPKCGFNWMLAVLRKIIAPLSTDKSELTLPPLLEFFGPELLQTLPRVPPPRLLGTHLHPDIMPPSFFNRKTKMLVVFRNPKDTAVSYYHFSNGNPVLASAKSWDQFCADFTDGDVPWGSYFDHALAWEKHIEDPSVMIITYEELKEDLGGSIKKVAEFFGYELADARIDAIAEDSTFSAMKKGSSDSHGKMANVIFRKGEIGDWRNHFSKAQSEQMDAAFEKHLAGTKLGARLKYDVYCQW